A section of the Corvus hawaiiensis isolate bCorHaw1 chromosome 14, bCorHaw1.pri.cur, whole genome shotgun sequence genome encodes:
- the ATG4A gene encoding cysteine protease ATG4A isoform X2, protein MLRCGQMMLAQALICRHLGRDWQWEKHKKQPEEYHRILRCFLDRKDCCYSIHQMAQMGVGEGKSIGEWFGPNTVAQVLKKLALFDEWNSLAVYVSMDNTVVIEDIKKMCWSPAQSSGVAHSSAHLHRSALGQNKNTAGLCPGWKPLLLIIPLRLGINHINPVYIDAFKECFKMPQSLGALGGKPNNAYYFIGFLGNELIYLDPHTTQSFVDSEENGTVDDESFHCQQAPHRMKIMNLDPSVALGFFCKEECDFDNWCSLVQKEILKQQSLRMFELVQKHPPHWPPFIPPTKPEVTTTGAELIESTDKLFELEEEFEILSV, encoded by the exons ATGCTGAGATGTGGGCAGATGATGCTGGCCCAGGCACTGATCTGCAGACATTTAGGAAGAG attGGCAAtgggaaaaacacaaaaaacaacCAGAAGAATATCATAGAATCTTACGGTGCTTTCTAGATAGAAAAGACTGCTGTTATTCTATCCACCAAATGG CGCAGATGGGTGTTGGAGAGGGGAAATCCATTGGAGAATGGTTTGGACCAAATACAGTTGCTCAAGTACTGAA GAAGCTTGCTTTATTTGATGAATGGAATTCATTAGCAGTTTATGTATCTATGGACAATACAGTGGTCATCGAAGACATCA AGAAGATGTGCTGGtcccctgcccagagcagcgGCGTTGCCCACAGCAGTGCACATTTGCACAGAAGTGCTCTTGGCCAAAACAAGAACACAGCAGGATTGTGCCCAGGCTGGAAGCCCCTCTTGCTCATTATCCCTCTCCGGCTAGGGATTAATCACATCAATCCAGTGTATATTGATGCGTTTAAA GAATGCTTTAAGATGCCACAGTCTTTGGGAGCATTAGGAGGGAAACCCAATAATGCCTATTATTTTATAGGATTTTTAG GCAATGAGCTGATCTACTTGGACCCTCACACCACTCAGAGTTTTGTAGATTCAGAAGAAAACGGCACAGTCGATGATGAGAGCTTCCACTGCCAGCAAGCCCCACACAGAATGAAGATCATGAATTTGGACCCTTCAGTAGCTTTA GGCTTCTTTTGCAAAGAAGAATGTGATTTTGATAACTGGTGTAGTCTTGTACAAAAG GAGATTCTAAAGCAACAGAGCCTGCGGATGTTTGAGCTGGTCCAGAAGCACCCACCACACTGGCCTCCTTTCATACCTCCGACCAAGCCAGAAGTGACAACCACAGGAGCAG aactcATTGAATCTACTGACAAGCTATTTGAATTGGAAGAAGAATTTGAAATCTTGAGTGTATGA